The proteins below come from a single Isoptericola dokdonensis DS-3 genomic window:
- a CDS encoding universal stress protein has translation MRHDGPVVIALDGSPHSTQTLHWGLDEAEHRAAEAVLARTYQVPLDRSGWGWYLVVAETPLRTEVSEYLDETLDQATARSPGIVVTTRALEGQEVPTLRALSRDAQLLVVGAQGQAGRTRTGRVAAHLAAHSLCPVAVVRQASARSVVVGVDGSPTSLAAADAAAREATWRSAPLVVLHARPPLRAPNVTFVVPAIETADADDPTHRAAQRTAATLREENPGLEVRLELVDDEPAQALLARSGPDDLVVVGSRGMGAFRGMLLGSVSSEVVRRAASTVLVVHDGEDLPDRS, from the coding sequence ATGCGTCACGACGGTCCCGTGGTCATCGCGCTCGACGGCTCGCCGCACAGCACGCAGACGCTGCACTGGGGGCTGGACGAGGCGGAGCACCGCGCGGCGGAGGCCGTGCTCGCCCGCACGTACCAGGTTCCCCTGGACCGCTCCGGGTGGGGCTGGTACCTCGTCGTCGCGGAGACCCCCCTGCGCACCGAGGTCAGCGAGTACCTCGACGAGACGCTCGACCAGGCGACCGCGCGGAGCCCCGGGATCGTCGTCACGACGCGCGCTCTCGAGGGGCAGGAGGTCCCCACGCTGCGCGCCCTGAGCAGGGACGCGCAGCTGCTCGTCGTCGGCGCGCAGGGCCAGGCCGGACGGACGCGCACCGGACGGGTGGCCGCCCACCTCGCGGCCCACAGCCTCTGCCCCGTGGCGGTGGTCCGCCAGGCGTCGGCCAGGTCGGTCGTGGTCGGGGTGGACGGCTCTCCCACGTCCCTCGCCGCGGCGGACGCCGCCGCCCGGGAGGCTACCTGGAGGAGCGCACCGCTCGTCGTGCTGCACGCCCGGCCACCGCTGCGGGCTCCGAACGTGACCTTCGTCGTCCCCGCGATCGAGACGGCGGACGCGGACGACCCCACGCACCGGGCCGCGCAGCGGACCGCCGCGACGCTGCGGGAGGAGAACCCCGGGCTGGAGGTCCGCCTCGAGCTCGTCGACGACGAACCGGCGCAGGCGCTGCTGGCCCGTTCGGGTCCGGACGACCTCGTCGTCGTCGGCTCCCGCGGCATGGGCGCCTTCCGTGGCATGCTCCTCGGCTCGGTGAGCAGCGAGGTGGTGCGGCGAGCGGCGAGCACCGTGCTGGTGGTCCACGACGGCGAGGACCTTCCGGACCGGAGCTGA
- a CDS encoding FUSC family protein: protein MADSSSSHLVRGLTAVQRVWARHPRWSIALKGSIAAALAWVVGVIAPEPFSEYPYYAPLGAVIATMSTVARSVRESVQAVGALLLGAVIAWTADLVIEPGAPGIALVVGVALLCAGWRGFGEMGSWVVNSALFVLILGNADALEYAGVYGGLITVGAAIGVGVNLLYPPLPLTPSEFALDHLRDVLVEQLETVADGLENETTLDVEAWEAQRRNLGPTIVRVRDAVAAVREETRANLRVMRHRGQARSQLRRAEALESVSDVVDVVVRLLVEWEGRSQDEVALGSRLRPAFALALRRFGAALRSAGPDGADADAAAALTEALDEASEELREARRGTDHDYLVAGALLVTLRRGASTLTGP, encoded by the coding sequence ATGGCCGACTCGTCCTCCTCGCACCTCGTCCGGGGGCTCACCGCCGTGCAACGCGTGTGGGCGCGGCACCCGCGCTGGTCGATCGCGCTCAAGGGTTCGATCGCCGCGGCGCTGGCGTGGGTGGTCGGGGTGATCGCGCCCGAGCCGTTCTCGGAATACCCCTACTACGCGCCGCTGGGCGCGGTGATCGCCACGATGAGCACGGTCGCGCGGTCGGTGCGCGAGTCGGTGCAGGCGGTCGGTGCGCTGCTCCTCGGCGCGGTCATCGCGTGGACCGCCGACCTGGTCATCGAGCCCGGGGCGCCAGGGATCGCCCTGGTCGTGGGGGTCGCGCTGCTGTGCGCGGGCTGGCGCGGGTTCGGGGAGATGGGCTCGTGGGTGGTCAACTCCGCGCTGTTCGTCCTCATCCTCGGCAACGCCGACGCCCTGGAGTACGCCGGCGTGTACGGCGGGCTGATCACGGTGGGCGCGGCGATCGGGGTCGGCGTCAACCTGCTCTACCCGCCCCTGCCGCTGACGCCGTCGGAGTTCGCCCTCGACCACCTGCGGGACGTCCTGGTCGAACAGCTGGAGACGGTCGCGGACGGCCTGGAGAACGAGACGACGCTGGACGTCGAGGCGTGGGAGGCGCAGCGCCGCAACCTGGGCCCGACGATCGTGCGGGTCCGCGACGCCGTCGCCGCGGTCCGGGAGGAGACCCGCGCGAACCTCCGGGTGATGCGGCACCGCGGCCAGGCCCGGTCCCAGCTGCGACGGGCGGAGGCCCTGGAGTCGGTGTCGGACGTCGTCGACGTCGTCGTGCGACTCCTCGTGGAGTGGGAGGGGCGCTCGCAGGACGAGGTCGCCCTGGGGTCACGGCTGCGGCCCGCGTTCGCCCTGGCCCTGCGCCGTTTCGGTGCCGCGCTCCGGTCCGCCGGGCCGGACGGCGCCGACGCAGACGCAGCGGCGGCGCTGACGGAGGCGCTCGACGAGGCGAGCGAGGAGCTGCGTGAGGCGCGGCGGGGGACCGACCACGACTACCTGGTCGCCGGGGCGCTGCTGGTGACCCTGCGTCGCGGTGCGAGCACGCTCACCGGGCCCTGA
- a CDS encoding TetR/AcrR family transcriptional regulator yields the protein MAVASQPLGRRERNKQAKLERITAAAGELFAQHGVDDVTTQQIADAADIGTGTLFLYARTKGELLLLVQNAHYAAALERGQADAAAATTALDGVMALVAPIAECNRVQVDNGRTYLREMVFGDPGEPHHAEALSIVAQTEEAVADVLTTRAQVPAVEAATLARVVSAVLLLELGASVNAASSLPDLLASIRTQVAAILPR from the coding sequence ATGGCGGTGGCGTCCCAGCCCCTCGGGCGACGCGAGCGGAACAAGCAGGCCAAGCTCGAGCGCATCACCGCGGCGGCCGGCGAGCTGTTCGCCCAGCACGGCGTGGACGATGTCACGACGCAGCAGATCGCCGACGCGGCGGACATCGGCACCGGCACGCTGTTCCTGTACGCGAGGACCAAGGGCGAGCTGCTCCTGCTGGTGCAGAACGCCCACTACGCCGCCGCGCTCGAGCGGGGGCAGGCCGATGCCGCCGCCGCGACGACCGCACTGGACGGGGTGATGGCGCTGGTGGCGCCGATCGCGGAGTGCAACCGCGTCCAGGTGGACAACGGCCGCACCTACCTGCGGGAGATGGTCTTCGGTGACCCGGGAGAGCCCCATCACGCTGAGGCGCTGTCCATCGTCGCGCAGACCGAGGAGGCCGTCGCCGACGTCCTGACGACGCGCGCCCAGGTGCCCGCCGTGGAGGCGGCCACCCTGGCCCGGGTGGTCTCCGCCGTCCTGCTCCTGGAGCTCGGGGCGAGCGTGAACGCGGCCTCGAGCCTCCCGGACCTGCTGGCGAGCATCCGGACCCAGGTCGCCGCGATCCTTCCCCGCTGA
- a CDS encoding alpha/beta fold hydrolase, with amino-acid sequence MSTTDEPVVTSYAEAPTKTVTAGGTTFAYRELGPRGGPPVVLFVHLAGTLDNWDPRLVDAVAASRHVITFDQRGVGASSGQVPRTIEEAADDAYTFITALGFDTIDVLSFSLGGMIAQDLVVAHPDLVRRLVLTGTGPRGGKDMDKVVGVTYRDILRSVVARSDPKEFLFFHRDAAGRKAGKEFVARLQERAVDRDRPISASAFRTQLKAIQRYGRSAPSDLSVVTQPTLIANGDDDRMVPSILSTDLHQRIRGSELIIYPNSGHGALFQHWRQFAPVVAEFLAP; translated from the coding sequence ATGAGCACCACCGACGAACCCGTCGTCACCTCGTACGCCGAGGCACCCACGAAGACCGTCACCGCGGGCGGCACCACGTTCGCCTACCGTGAGCTCGGTCCGCGGGGCGGGCCCCCGGTCGTGCTCTTCGTGCACCTGGCCGGGACCTTGGACAACTGGGACCCGCGCCTCGTGGACGCGGTCGCGGCGTCACGCCACGTCATCACGTTCGACCAGCGCGGCGTCGGCGCGTCCTCCGGCCAGGTCCCCCGCACCATCGAGGAGGCCGCGGACGACGCCTACACCTTCATCACCGCTCTCGGGTTCGACACGATCGACGTCCTGTCGTTCTCCCTGGGCGGGATGATCGCCCAGGACCTGGTCGTCGCGCACCCCGACCTGGTCCGCAGGCTCGTCCTGACCGGGACGGGGCCCCGCGGCGGCAAGGACATGGACAAGGTCGTCGGCGTGACCTACCGGGACATCCTGCGCTCCGTCGTCGCCCGCTCGGACCCGAAGGAGTTCCTGTTCTTCCACCGGGACGCGGCCGGCAGGAAGGCCGGCAAGGAGTTCGTCGCGCGCCTCCAGGAACGCGCCGTCGATCGGGACCGGCCCATCAGCGCCTCGGCGTTCCGGACCCAGCTCAAGGCCATCCAGCGCTACGGCCGCTCCGCGCCGTCGGACCTGTCCGTCGTCACCCAGCCCACCCTGATCGCCAACGGCGACGACGACCGTATGGTCCCCTCGATCCTGTCCACCGACCTGCACCAGCGGATCAGAGGCTCGGAGCTGATCATCTACCCGAACTCCGGGCACGGGGCCCTCTTCCAGCACTGGCGGCAGTTCGCCCCCGTCGTCGCCGAGTTCCTCGCGCCCTAG
- a CDS encoding PAS and ANTAR domain-containing protein — translation MTTTPEISLLGRALVRGDVAATGAYRVDVATQRWWWSDETYRIHGFEPGEVVPTTELVLAHKHPQDRDRVRDQLGGIAGSGLEPFGSLHRIVDARGAERLVCMVGEPRSGEHGPEVHGTVADLTGPVARHAARRADVEIEAAARSRRDIEQAKAVLALVLDLDDDEAFALLRQHSNHANVAVRELALRVLRYAHAAQRQGRLDASALLAQLAGTVGSPDDAATAR, via the coding sequence ATGACGACAACCCCGGAGATCTCTCTGCTCGGACGCGCGCTCGTGCGCGGTGACGTCGCGGCGACCGGCGCGTACCGGGTCGACGTCGCGACGCAGCGCTGGTGGTGGTCCGACGAGACCTACCGCATCCACGGGTTCGAGCCCGGCGAGGTGGTACCCACCACCGAGCTCGTGCTCGCCCACAAGCACCCGCAGGACCGTGACCGGGTGCGGGACCAGCTCGGCGGCATCGCCGGCTCCGGCCTCGAGCCGTTCGGCTCGCTGCACCGGATCGTCGACGCCCGCGGCGCCGAGCGGCTCGTGTGCATGGTCGGCGAGCCCCGCAGCGGGGAGCACGGGCCGGAGGTCCACGGGACCGTCGCCGACCTCACGGGACCGGTCGCCCGCCACGCCGCCCGCCGCGCCGACGTCGAGATCGAGGCCGCGGCGCGCAGCCGTCGCGACATCGAGCAGGCCAAGGCCGTGCTCGCCCTCGTGCTGGACCTCGACGACGACGAGGCCTTCGCGCTGCTGCGCCAGCACTCGAACCACGCCAACGTGGCCGTGCGGGAGCTGGCCCTGCGCGTGCTCCGGTACGCGCACGCGGCGCAGCGGCAGGGACGGCTCGACGCCTCCGCCCTGCTCGCGCAGCTCGCCGGTACCGTCGGCAGCCCCGACGACGCCGCCACCGCGCGCTGA
- a CDS encoding glycosyltransferase gives MTGARLRSVLVVVPVRDEEDLLPGCLGALHRAVGHLRGLRGDLAVEVVVVLDGCTDASASIARAAGFRTVVTGGVGVGAARRAGADVAPRGVPAARTWLSCTDADSTVPVGWLTRQVTLAEAGADVVVGTVRPRLDDLSPDRATAWRASHAPGVANGHVHGANLGIRLSFYLAAGGFAALPEHEDVALVEAARGVGAHVVADAAGEVLTSARLVGRTPGGYARHLRDDLAPREQARRGLAG, from the coding sequence GTGACCGGCGCCCGGCTGCGGTCCGTGCTGGTCGTGGTGCCCGTGCGCGACGAGGAGGACCTGCTGCCGGGCTGCCTGGGGGCGCTGCACCGCGCCGTGGGTCACCTGCGCGGACTGCGCGGCGACCTGGCTGTCGAGGTCGTCGTGGTGCTCGACGGCTGCACGGACGCCAGCGCGTCGATCGCCCGCGCCGCGGGCTTCCGCACGGTCGTCACCGGGGGCGTGGGTGTCGGCGCCGCGCGCCGGGCCGGCGCCGACGTGGCACCGCGGGGCGTGCCGGCCGCGCGGACGTGGCTCTCCTGCACCGACGCGGACTCCACGGTCCCCGTGGGCTGGCTGACGCGCCAGGTGACGTTGGCGGAGGCCGGCGCCGACGTGGTCGTGGGCACGGTGCGCCCCCGGCTGGACGACCTGTCGCCCGATCGCGCCACGGCCTGGCGCGCCTCCCACGCCCCGGGGGTCGCGAACGGGCACGTGCACGGCGCCAACCTCGGCATCCGGCTGTCCTTCTATCTCGCCGCCGGCGGGTTCGCCGCCCTGCCGGAGCACGAGGACGTCGCGCTGGTCGAGGCCGCCCGCGGCGTCGGCGCGCACGTCGTGGCCGACGCCGCGGGCGAGGTGCTCACCTCGGCGCGGCTGGTCGGGCGCACCCCCGGCGGCTACGCCCGGCACCTGCGCGACGACCTGGCGCCACGGGAGCAGGCGCGGCGGGGCCTGGCCGGCTGA
- a CDS encoding flavodoxin family protein, giving the protein MITVTALVVYESSFGNTASVARAVADGVAQHMPVRVVPVTDPASEAPVDESLVVVGGPTHAFGMSRASTRREAQGRRGATPHDVPGVRDWIAHLPTDPDGRLYWIAHLPTDPDGRLYATFDTRVTTVQHLPGSAARAAARALHRSGHHAVGHPESFYVADVEGPLLPGELDRAREWGAAIAQAAENLRATT; this is encoded by the coding sequence GTGATCACCGTGACCGCTCTCGTCGTGTACGAGTCGAGCTTCGGCAACACCGCGTCCGTCGCCAGGGCGGTGGCCGACGGCGTCGCCCAGCACATGCCCGTGCGGGTCGTGCCGGTCACCGATCCGGCGTCCGAGGCGCCGGTCGACGAGTCCCTCGTCGTCGTGGGCGGCCCCACCCATGCGTTCGGCATGAGCCGGGCGAGCACGCGGCGAGAGGCGCAAGGACGGCGCGGCGCCACGCCCCACGACGTCCCGGGCGTCCGCGACTGGATCGCGCACCTGCCGACCGACCCCGACGGCCGGCTCTACTGGATCGCGCACCTGCCGACCGACCCCGACGGCCGGCTCTACGCCACGTTCGACACCCGGGTGACGACGGTGCAGCACCTGCCCGGCTCCGCCGCCCGCGCGGCCGCACGTGCCCTGCACCGCAGCGGCCACCACGCCGTGGGCCACCCCGAGTCGTTCTACGTCGCGGACGTCGAGGGCCCGCTCCTGCCCGGCGAGCTGGACCGTGCCCGGGAGTGGGGCGCGGCGATCGCGCAGGCGGCCGAGAACCTCCGGGCCACGACGTAG
- a CDS encoding universal stress protein, translated as MRAVERPAPVVVAVDGTDRSDGAVRYAVLEARRRGTGLSVVHVAPTALPVGGSMPYLDFRGDALTEVARRVADEAVTRIRTLAPDLTVEGVLRQGRRVEELAGTAATGSLLVLGRETRHGADRVYVGTTTAAVAARAPVPVAAVGSDWQATEHGRVVVGVEPRSGEVLSYAFPLAAARHATLQVLHAWTVRDPYADLDPERTGDWVVAATRLLESTVADWSAGFPDVTVEVAVVHGRPAQVLVDASASADVVLVARRRRSLGHPSRLGATARAVLGHAAAPVEVVPLTGVPQHAPLVLERFGEVLRS; from the coding sequence GTGAGGGCCGTGGAACGCCCGGCACCCGTCGTCGTCGCCGTCGACGGGACCGACCGCAGCGACGGCGCCGTCCGGTACGCGGTCCTCGAGGCACGACGACGCGGGACGGGCCTGAGCGTGGTCCACGTCGCGCCCACCGCCCTGCCCGTCGGGGGCTCCATGCCCTACCTGGACTTCCGCGGGGACGCCCTGACCGAGGTCGCCCGCAGGGTCGCCGACGAGGCGGTAACCCGGATCCGGACCCTCGCGCCGGACCTCACGGTCGAGGGTGTGCTGCGGCAGGGCCGGCGCGTGGAGGAGCTCGCCGGCACGGCCGCCACGGGCAGCCTGCTGGTGCTCGGTCGCGAGACCCGGCACGGTGCGGACCGTGTCTACGTCGGCACCACCACGGCCGCCGTGGCGGCGCGGGCCCCCGTGCCGGTGGCCGCGGTCGGGAGCGACTGGCAGGCGACGGAGCACGGGCGCGTCGTCGTCGGCGTCGAGCCCCGCTCCGGAGAGGTCCTGTCGTACGCGTTCCCCCTCGCGGCGGCCCGGCACGCCACCCTGCAGGTCCTGCACGCGTGGACGGTTCGCGACCCCTACGCGGACCTCGACCCCGAGCGGACCGGCGACTGGGTGGTCGCCGCCACGCGGCTGCTCGAGTCGACGGTGGCCGACTGGAGCGCCGGCTTCCCCGACGTGACGGTCGAGGTCGCGGTGGTGCACGGTCGGCCGGCGCAGGTGCTCGTCGACGCGTCGGCGAGCGCGGACGTCGTCCTCGTCGCACGGCGTCGGCGCAGCCTCGGGCACCCGAGCCGCCTCGGCGCCACCGCACGGGCGGTGCTCGGCCACGCCGCCGCCCCGGTCGAGGTCGTGCCGTTGACCGGCGTCCCGCAGCACGCCCCGCTCGTGCTCGAGCGCTTCGGCGAGGTCCTCCGGAGCTGA
- a CDS encoding SDR family oxidoreductase: MTSLHGSVVLVTGANGGIGTHFVHEALARGAAKVYATARRPHAWDDDRIVPLALDVTDPASVRAAVEAAPDVTVLINNASATAAGPGILTHTDEEIRANVETNFLGPLFLARAYAPILSARGGGTAIIDMHSALAWYAVAGIYSATKAALWSATNSLRLELRPAGVQVVGVHVGWVDTPMAAGTTDPKLDPAVLVTRVLDATEAGEHEVLADEASVQAKAALAAPLEAVYPQLRAVV, encoded by the coding sequence ATGACCTCCCTGCACGGATCCGTCGTCCTCGTCACCGGCGCGAACGGCGGCATCGGAACCCACTTCGTCCACGAAGCACTCGCCCGCGGCGCCGCCAAGGTCTACGCCACGGCCCGCAGGCCCCACGCCTGGGACGACGACCGCATCGTGCCGCTCGCGCTGGACGTCACCGACCCGGCCTCCGTCCGCGCAGCCGTCGAGGCCGCACCCGACGTGACCGTGCTGATCAACAATGCCAGCGCGACCGCGGCCGGCCCCGGAATCCTCACGCACACCGACGAGGAGATCCGCGCCAACGTCGAGACGAACTTCCTCGGGCCGCTCTTCCTCGCCCGCGCCTATGCCCCGATCCTGTCCGCCCGGGGCGGCGGCACGGCGATCATCGACATGCACTCCGCCCTCGCGTGGTACGCCGTCGCCGGGATCTACTCGGCCACCAAGGCCGCCCTGTGGTCGGCGACCAACTCCCTGCGGCTCGAGCTCCGGCCCGCCGGCGTCCAGGTCGTCGGCGTGCACGTCGGCTGGGTCGACACACCCATGGCGGCCGGCACCACCGACCCGAAGCTCGACCCCGCCGTCCTCGTCACCCGGGTGCTGGACGCCACCGAGGCCGGCGAGCACGAGGTCCTCGCCGACGAGGCGTCCGTCCAGGCAAAGGCCGCCCTCGCGGCGCCCCTCGAAGCCGTCTACCCGCAGCTGAGGGCCGTGGTCTAG
- a CDS encoding NADP-dependent oxidoreductase, translated as MRAFLVDEYKQPVHEAEVPEPAAGDHDVVVRVAAAGVNQLDERIREGAFKSILPYRTPLVLGHDVAGTVVAVGADVRDFSPGDRVFARPRDHRIGTFAERIAVDESDLALAPESIDLVEAASLPLVALTAWQALVDFGDVRPGQNVLVHAGSGGVGSIAIQLAKHLGAHVATTASAKNADFVRELGADLVIDHRTQDFEQELSGYDVVLDSLGGENLARSLRILRTGGKAIGIAGPPDPAFAKSQGLNPLVRVAVAALSRKVRRQAKKLGVSYEFLWMHASGEQLRQIAALVDDGTLRPVVATTFPFEQTPQALDALAAGGLRGKVVVTGP; from the coding sequence GTGCGAGCCTTCCTGGTCGACGAGTACAAGCAGCCCGTCCACGAGGCGGAGGTGCCGGAACCCGCCGCGGGCGACCACGACGTGGTCGTGCGCGTCGCGGCGGCCGGCGTGAACCAGCTGGACGAACGGATCCGGGAGGGCGCCTTCAAGTCGATCCTGCCCTACCGCACCCCGCTGGTCCTGGGTCACGACGTCGCCGGGACGGTCGTCGCCGTCGGCGCGGACGTCCGGGACTTCTCGCCCGGCGACCGGGTGTTCGCCCGCCCCCGGGACCACCGGATCGGGACGTTCGCCGAGCGGATCGCCGTCGACGAGTCCGACCTCGCGCTCGCGCCGGAGTCGATCGACCTGGTCGAGGCCGCCTCCCTGCCGCTGGTCGCGCTGACCGCCTGGCAGGCACTGGTGGACTTCGGCGACGTCCGACCGGGCCAGAACGTTCTCGTCCATGCAGGTTCGGGCGGTGTCGGGTCGATCGCGATCCAGCTCGCCAAGCACCTCGGCGCCCACGTCGCGACCACCGCCTCCGCGAAGAACGCCGACTTCGTGCGGGAGCTCGGCGCGGACCTCGTCATCGACCACCGCACCCAGGACTTCGAGCAGGAGCTGTCCGGCTACGACGTGGTCCTGGACTCCCTCGGCGGGGAGAACCTCGCCCGGTCGCTGCGGATCCTCAGGACCGGCGGGAAGGCGATCGGGATCGCGGGGCCTCCCGACCCGGCCTTCGCGAAGAGCCAGGGCCTGAACCCGCTCGTGCGGGTGGCGGTCGCCGCGCTCAGCCGGAAGGTCCGCCGGCAGGCGAAGAAGCTCGGGGTCTCGTACGAGTTCCTGTGGATGCACGCCAGCGGCGAACAGCTGCGGCAGATCGCCGCGCTCGTCGACGACGGCACCCTGCGCCCGGTGGTGGCGACGACCTTCCCGTTCGAGCAGACCCCGCAGGCGCTCGACGCCCTGGCGGCGGGCGGCCTGCGCGGCAAGGTCGTGGTCACCGGCCCCTGA
- a CDS encoding SDR family oxidoreductase: MTDQAFPAQQQQPPGLTGAMDPVPDHGETSYRGSGRLDGLGALITGGDSGIGRAVAIAFAREGADVAIGYLPEEQEDAEETARWVTKTGRTAVLLPGDLTEERTARALPERAAEALGGLDVLVNNAGFQMARRDAFEDVTTDEIDRVMRTNLYALFWVTQSALRHLGEGSSIVNNSSIQAYQPSTALLDYASTKAAINNLTVNLAAELGPRGIRVNAVAPGPIWTPLQPATQPEEKIEKFGQDTPLGRAGQPAEVAPAFVFLASPSDAGYVSGTVLGVTGGKPVF; the protein is encoded by the coding sequence ATGACCGACCAAGCGTTCCCGGCCCAGCAGCAGCAGCCCCCGGGCCTGACCGGAGCGATGGACCCCGTCCCCGACCACGGCGAGACGAGCTACCGCGGCAGCGGCCGGCTCGACGGCCTGGGCGCGCTGATCACGGGCGGGGACTCCGGGATCGGGCGGGCGGTGGCGATCGCGTTCGCCCGCGAGGGTGCTGACGTCGCGATCGGCTACCTGCCCGAGGAGCAGGAGGACGCCGAGGAGACCGCCCGCTGGGTCACGAAGACCGGCCGGACGGCGGTGCTGCTGCCCGGTGACCTGACGGAGGAGCGCACCGCCCGTGCCCTGCCCGAGCGTGCCGCCGAGGCGCTCGGCGGCCTCGACGTCCTGGTCAACAACGCCGGTTTCCAGATGGCGCGACGCGACGCGTTCGAGGACGTCACGACCGACGAGATCGACCGTGTCATGCGCACGAACCTGTACGCCCTGTTCTGGGTGACCCAGTCGGCGCTGCGCCACCTGGGGGAGGGGTCGAGCATCGTCAACAACTCCTCGATCCAGGCGTACCAGCCGTCGACGGCGCTGCTGGACTACGCCTCGACGAAGGCCGCGATCAACAACCTGACGGTCAACCTCGCGGCCGAGCTCGGTCCGCGTGGGATCCGCGTGAACGCGGTGGCGCCCGGGCCCATCTGGACGCCGCTGCAGCCGGCCACCCAGCCCGAGGAGAAGATCGAGAAGTTCGGGCAGGACACGCCTCTGGGGCGGGCGGGCCAGCCTGCCGAGGTCGCGCCCGCCTTCGTCTTCCTCGCCTCGCCGTCGGACGCCGGGTACGTGTCCGGCACCGTGCTGGGCGTGACCGGCGGCAAGCCCGTCTTCTGA
- a CDS encoding GyrI-like domain-containing protein, whose product MDEHEIRLIDHPAQATVGVRRVARTDELGDVFATLLPRVTELLDQLGVRPAGPPFGRYRDRTGDELDVEVGFPVDDDVTLPPVPHGAGSEPRAGVVVAARLPAVRVAEVIHTGPYDGLGATRARVDSWIAEHHLRPLGESWELYEAGPESDPDPATWRTRVVVAITGPAVEAPSPPPHAGAGS is encoded by the coding sequence GTGGACGAGCACGAGATCAGGCTGATCGACCATCCCGCACAGGCCACCGTCGGCGTGCGGCGGGTCGCCCGCACGGACGAGCTCGGCGACGTGTTCGCGACGCTCCTGCCCCGGGTCACGGAGCTCCTGGACCAGCTCGGCGTCCGACCGGCGGGCCCTCCCTTCGGGCGCTACCGCGACCGGACGGGCGACGAGCTCGACGTCGAGGTCGGGTTCCCCGTCGACGACGACGTCACCCTCCCGCCGGTCCCCCACGGGGCCGGGAGCGAGCCGCGAGCCGGGGTGGTGGTCGCCGCGAGGCTCCCGGCGGTGCGCGTGGCCGAGGTGATCCACACCGGTCCGTACGACGGCCTCGGGGCGACCCGCGCCCGCGTGGACTCGTGGATCGCCGAGCACCACCTGCGCCCGCTCGGCGAGTCGTGGGAGCTCTACGAGGCCGGCCCGGAGTCCGACCCGGACCCCGCGACCTGGCGCACCCGCGTCGTCGTCGCCATCACCGGCCCTGCCGTGGAGGCACCCTCGCCGCCCCCGCACGCCGGAGCGGGGTCGTGA